One window of the Amycolatopsis mediterranei genome contains the following:
- a CDS encoding replication-relaxation family protein, producing MSGRGRAGRLAARLSDRDLAILRDLRELRLMTGGQVLRQHFPDGHAETQSRKARAALARFHRLGLVIRLRRRIGGVRAGSQGYVYGLTGLGLAVLDVGNPAPPRHRRDVETKPAFANHALAVAELRVQLTEFGRQHSTATVDFAAEPLCWRRFPGPGGEVITLKPDAFVQVDRDGYELTSFVEVDMATESLPTIRRKLDVYVAYWRSGTEQAARGVFPRTWWSVPTTARAEAIQHVIRRLPAEAHYLFAVCLADEAVTRLTALPNDEGGAR from the coding sequence ATGAGTGGCCGTGGACGCGCCGGACGGCTGGCAGCCCGGCTCAGTGACCGCGACCTGGCGATCTTGCGCGACCTGCGCGAGCTCCGGCTGATGACCGGTGGTCAAGTGCTCCGCCAGCACTTCCCGGACGGCCACGCCGAAACGCAGAGCCGCAAGGCCCGCGCGGCGCTCGCCCGCTTCCACCGGCTCGGGCTCGTCATCCGGCTTCGGCGGCGCATCGGCGGGGTGCGCGCGGGCTCACAGGGCTACGTGTATGGCCTGACGGGCCTTGGGCTGGCGGTGCTCGATGTCGGCAACCCAGCCCCGCCGCGCCACCGCCGGGACGTCGAGACCAAGCCCGCCTTTGCGAATCACGCGCTAGCGGTGGCGGAGTTGCGGGTCCAGCTGACCGAGTTCGGCCGCCAGCACTCCACGGCGACGGTTGACTTCGCCGCCGAACCGCTGTGCTGGCGACGCTTCCCCGGACCTGGCGGCGAGGTCATCACCTTGAAGCCGGACGCCTTTGTCCAGGTTGACCGGGACGGCTACGAACTGACGTCGTTCGTCGAGGTCGATATGGCGACCGAGAGCCTGCCGACGATCCGCCGCAAGCTGGACGTCTACGTCGCGTACTGGCGCAGCGGCACCGAGCAGGCCGCCCGCGGCGTGTTCCCGCGGACCTGGTGGAGCGTGCCGACGACGGCCCGCGCCGAAGCTATCCAGCACGTCATCCGCCGGCTGCCCGCCGAGGCCCATTACCTGTTCGCGGTCTGCCTGGCCGACGAGGCCGTGACCCGCCTGACCGCCCTACCTAACGACGAAGGAGGTGCCCGATGA
- a CDS encoding recombinase family protein has product MSEPSTALTAVFYLRTASNRAGDIFTGIARQRSICQQRANELGLRVLGEYTDRGTTTRPDGQPGLAELLSDLPALKPDYVITFDHSRLAHKMAHYASIAWSIAKAGSRLEIASQPHRDANELAEEIITQIGSVQIVDFSNENTDSEKHDEK; this is encoded by the coding sequence ATGAGTGAACCATCTACCGCACTGACCGCCGTGTTCTATCTGCGCACGGCCAGCAACCGAGCCGGAGACATCTTCACAGGCATTGCCCGGCAACGAAGCATCTGCCAGCAACGAGCCAATGAGCTGGGCCTGCGCGTGCTCGGCGAGTACACCGATCGCGGCACCACCACCCGCCCGGACGGCCAACCCGGCTTGGCCGAGCTGCTGAGCGACCTTCCCGCGCTGAAACCCGACTACGTCATTACGTTTGACCATAGTCGCCTCGCCCACAAGATGGCGCACTACGCCAGTATCGCGTGGAGCATTGCCAAAGCTGGTTCTCGACTAGAGATCGCCTCGCAGCCACATCGCGATGCCAACGAACTGGCGGAGGAGATTATCACGCAGATTGGTTCCGTGCAGATAGTGGACTTCAGCAACGAGAACACAGACAGCGAAAAGCACGACGAAAAGTAG
- a CDS encoding DNA-methyltransferase yields the protein MTLTPDQFVRHILIGDVRQRLRELPDASVDCVITSPPYWALRDYGHPGQIGAEPTVDAWADTIAAVCTELARVLTPTGALWLNLGDSFSRHEREGAAKKSLLLGPQRVALRLTASGWLLRNQVIWAKPNPTPSSVRDRFTASHELLYLLTRQSRYFFDLDAVREPARTAPAGSAVKAARTYLTREAVPSLNGGSSPRVDLNQGLAQMKTTGLASHPLGKSPGDVWTIPTGSYRGAHFATFPLALVRRPLLTTCPERVCAVCDLPWRRTPQLVDGRQLATGPLTPSCPHRQFRAGRVLDPFMGAGTVALAAETYGRDWVGIELNEAYAALAEARLTAHRAQAAKVA from the coding sequence ATGACCCTGACCCCTGACCAGTTTGTTCGCCACATCTTGATCGGCGACGTCCGTCAGCGACTGCGCGAACTGCCGGACGCGTCGGTGGACTGCGTCATCACCTCCCCGCCGTACTGGGCGCTGCGCGACTACGGCCACCCCGGGCAAATCGGGGCCGAGCCCACGGTGGACGCCTGGGCTGACACCATCGCCGCCGTCTGTACCGAGCTGGCCCGCGTCCTGACCCCTACCGGCGCGTTGTGGTTGAACCTTGGCGACAGCTTCTCCCGCCACGAGCGCGAGGGCGCGGCCAAGAAGAGCCTGCTGCTCGGGCCGCAACGCGTCGCCCTGCGCCTGACGGCCTCCGGCTGGCTGCTGCGCAACCAAGTGATCTGGGCCAAGCCCAACCCGACGCCGTCCAGCGTCCGAGACCGCTTCACCGCTAGCCACGAACTGCTGTACCTCCTGACCCGGCAGTCGCGTTACTTCTTCGATCTCGACGCAGTGCGGGAGCCCGCCCGGACCGCGCCCGCCGGCTCCGCGGTCAAGGCGGCTCGGACCTACCTGACGCGCGAGGCCGTACCATCCTTGAACGGCGGCAGCAGTCCCCGAGTGGACTTGAACCAGGGACTGGCCCAGATGAAGACCACGGGCCTGGCCAGCCACCCACTCGGCAAGAGCCCCGGCGACGTCTGGACCATCCCGACGGGCAGCTACCGCGGCGCGCACTTCGCGACGTTTCCGCTGGCGCTCGTCCGGCGGCCGCTGTTGACCACCTGCCCCGAACGCGTCTGCGCCGTCTGCGACTTGCCGTGGCGTCGCACGCCGCAGCTCGTCGACGGCCGCCAGCTGGCCACCGGGCCGCTGACCCCGAGCTGCCCGCACCGGCAGTTCCGCGCCGGACGCGTCCTCGACCCGTTCATGGGCGCGGGCACCGTCGCCCTGGCGGCCGAAACCTACGGCCGCGACTGGGTCGGGATTGAGCTCAACGAGGCGTACGCCGCGCTGGCCGAGGCGCGTCTCACCGCTCACCGGGCTCAGGCGGCCAAGGTCGCATGA